The genomic region TTGGCGAGCGGGCGCTCGATCCAGCGCAGCCACTGGATGTCCCGGTCCTCGAAGATGAAGTCGAGGAAGATCATCATCAGGAACATCCCACCGAAGGCGGCGATCGACGGATGCGCGTCGGTCACCAGCTGCTGGTAGTGCTCCTTCTCGTTGAACGCCAGTTTCACCGCTTCGACCGGATTGATCTTGGCGCTGATGGCGACGATCACGACGGGGAAGATCAGCCGCATTCCGAAGACGGCGATGATCACGCCGATCGTGAGGAAGATCTTCTGCCAGAAGGCATTCATCTTCTTCAGGATTCCGGCGTTGATCACGGCGTTGTCGAAGGACAGCGAGATCTCGAGGACGGAGAGGATCGCCACGATGCCCAGGGCGGTCCATCCGTCGTAGATCACCGCCACGACCAGACCGACCACGGTGATCACGAATGACCACCCGAAGGTTTTCAGAAGCACTACCTACCCCATCACGTGTGTTCGATCTCCCCCGCGCCGTGCGCGGATGTACGTTTCCTCGCCCCGAGGACCCGGCACCGGGCTCCAGGCACGAAACCCCGGACGGCTCCGGGACTTGAACCGCACCGGAAGAATGCTTTAGGAAACATTGACCCCGAAGTCTAGAGCGATGCCTCGCAGCCCCGACGCGTACCCCTGCCCCACGGCCCGGAACTTCCATTCGCCGCCGTACCGGTAGAGCTCGCCGAAGATCATCGCGGTCTCGGTCGAGGCGTCCTCGCTCAGGTCGTAACGGGCCAGTTCCTGCCCGTCCGCCTGGTTCACCACCCGGATGAAGGCATTCGCGACCTGCCCGAACGTCTGGCCGCGGTTGTCCGCGTCATGGATCGACACCGGGAACACGATCTTGTCGCAGTGCGCCGGCACCTTGGCGAGGTCCACGATGATCGACTCGTCGTCGCCCTCGCCCTCACCGGTGAGGTTGTCACCGGTGTGCTCCACCGAGCCGTCGGGACTGGTCAGCTGGTTGTAGAAGATGAACCATTCGTCGCCGAGCACCCGGCCCGACTGGCACAGCAGCGCGCTGGCGTCGAGGTCGAAGTCGGCTCCGGTGGTGGAACGTGCGTCCCAGCCGAGTCCGACCAGCACTTGTGTGAGGTTGGGTGCGGCCTTCGAGAGGGAGACATTGCCCCCCTTGGCGAGCGTGACGCCCATGATCGTTGTCCTCCCCGAGGTGTGAACGGTGGTCAGCGCGTCCGGCGCCGCACGGGTGTGCGGCGCCGGACGGAGCGATTACCTGCTCAGACGTTGACGCCGAAGTCCTGCGCGATACCGCGCAGTCCCGAGGCGTACCCCTGACCGATGGCGCGGAACTTCCACTCGGCGCCGTTGCGGTAGAGCTCGCCGAAGACCATCGCGGTCTCGGTCGAGGCGTCCTCGCTGAGGTCGTACCGCGCCAGTTCGGAGTTGTCGGCCTGGTTGACCACGCGGATGTACGCGTTGCGGACCTGGCCGAAGCTCTGCTGGCGGCTCTCGGCCTCGTAGATCGAGACCGGGAACACGATCTTGGCGACATCGGCGGGAACCCCGGCGAGGTTCACCTTGATGACCTCGTCGTCGCCCTCGCCCTCACCGGTGAGGTTGTCACCGGTGTGCTCCACCGAGCCGTCGGGGCTCTTGAGGTTGTTGAAGAAGACGAAGTTCGAGTCGTTGGCGACCTTTCCGGCCTCGTTCGTCAGCAGCGCGCTGGCGTCGAGGTCGAAGTCACCACCGGTGGTGGTGCGCGCATCCCATCCGAGACCGACGACTACCGCGGTCAGATTGGGTGCGGCCTTGGTCAGCGAGACGTTGCCGCCCTTGCTGAGGCTGACTCCCACGAGTCCTCCCAATTGGTTTCGAGGGGCCGAGGAGTGGCCCTTGCCCCCGTTTGTACGTGGCATCGGATCAACGAATCGATCCTAGTGACGGGTTCCCGGACTCGGCAGACTCTTGACCGGCCGGTTCAGAGGGTGTCGAGCGCCTTCGTGTACTCGTTCAGGTCACGAGCGTCGGGCAGGCCGTTGACGACGGTCCAGCGGACGACGCCCTCCTTGTCGATGATGAAGGTGCCGCGCACCGCGCACCCCTTGTCCTCGTCGAAGACGCCGTACGCGCGCGAGGCGGCGCCGTGCGGCCAGAAGTCCGACAGGAGCGGGTACTCCAGGCCCTCCTGCTCCGCGAAGACGCGCAGCGTGTGGATGGAGTCGTTGGAGACCGCGAGCAGCTGCACGTCGTCGTTGACGAACTTCGGCAGCTCGTCACGGAGGGCGCACAGTTCCCCGGTGCACACGCCGGTGAAGGCGAAGGGGTAGAAGAGCAGCACGACGCTCTTCTCACCACGGAAGTCCGAGAGCCGAACCGTCCGGCCGTGGTTGTCCTTCAGCTCGAAATCCGGAGCCTTGGTGCCGACCTCGATCGCCATGAAAACGCATCCCTTCGGTGGGGCCATTCGAATGATGCCCAGCCTAGGCGCAGCCCCGGCGGCGGCGTACGCCCCCCGGGCAGCGCAGAGCCCCCGCCGGTGTGCACCGGCGGGGGCTCTCCTGGTTCAGGGCGACTCAGCGCTTGCCGGACCTTGCCACCTTCGGGGTGACCAGGCGGCTGCCCGTCCAGTCCTTACCCGCATTGATGCTCTTGGTCTGGGCCAGACCGGCGGTCTGAGATGCCTCGTTGATGTCGCTCGGCTCGACGTAACCGTCACGGCCGGTCTTGGGGGTCAGCAGCCAAACCGCGCCGCCGTCGTCGACCAGACCGATGGCGTCCACCAGCGCATCCGTAAGGTCGCCGTCCTCGTCGCGGAACCACAACACGACAGCGTCAGCCACGTCGTCGTAGTCCTCGTCGACGAGATCCAGGCCGGTGACGCTCTCAATACCCTCACGGAGTTCCTGCTCGACGTCGTCGTCGTAGCCGATCTCCTGGACCACTTGTCCGGGCTCGAACCCCAGGCGTGCTGCCTGATTGGTCCGCTCCTCCGCGTGGTCCGCGGTCGCGCTCACGGTTTGCCTCCTGATCGTTTTTGGGAAATGCACCAGCCACGCGCGGGCGCGGGGCGTTGGCGGTAGTCCACACGGGCGGGACCGATCGCGCAAGTACCCGGCCGCCGAGACAGCCTAAACGGTGACGTTTCCAGGCACCTCATCCCGACCTCAGGCAGGTTCGGAGGCCCTGCGGTGATTCATCCCACACCCTTCATCCGCTTTTGCGGGCATCTCCTGCGGACATCCGGGACACGCAGTGGGCCAATCGTGACTCGGCGGACTTCGGGAATGCTTGAGCGGTCCGGGCGTAAGATTGCGATTTGGCCGGACTCATCCACTGCCTTCGGACGGGATGTCTCACCGAGCGGCGGTTACCCCTCGGTACAGATGACGTTTGCGTCTTCGCGGTACACGATGGTGGCGGCGTACACCCGTATCGCACGACCACCCGTACTCGCACGACCGAACAGCGAAGGAACAGTGTGGCTTCCGGATCCGATCGCAACCCGATCATCATTGGCGGCCTTCCGAGCCAGGTCCCGGACTTCGATCCTGAAGAGACCCAGGAATGGCTCGACTCCCTCGACGCCGCCGTCGACGAGCGAGGCCGTGAGCGCGCCCGTTATCTGATGCTCCGTCTGATCGAGCGCGCGCGCGAGAAGCGTGTCGCCGTGCCCGAGATGCGCAGCACGGACTACGTCAACACGATCGCCACCAAGGACGAGCCGTTCTTCCCCGGCAACGAGGAGATCGAGCGCAAGATCCTCAACGCCACCCGCTGGAACGCGGCCGTGATGGTCTCGCGCGCCCAGCGTCCCGGCATCGGGGTCGGCGGCCACATCGCCACCTTCGCCTCGTCCGCCTCGCTGTACGACGTGGGCTTCAACCACTTCTTCCGCGGCAAGGACGACGGGCTCGGCGGCGACCAGGTCTTCTTCCAGGGACATGCCTCCCCCGGCATCTACGCCCGTGCCTACCTGCTCGACCGGCTCTCCGAGCAGCAGCTCGACGGATTCCGCCAGGAGAAGTCCAAGGCCCCCAACGGCCTCTCCAGCTACCCGCACCCGCGGCTGATGCCGGACTTCTGGGAGTTCCCGACCGTCTCGATGGGCCTCGGTCCGCTCGGCGCGATCTACCAGGCCCGGATGAACCGCTACATGGAGGCCCGCGGCATCGCGGACACTTCCAAGTCGCATGTCTGGGCCTACCTCGGCGACGGCGAGATGGACGAGCCGGAGTCGCTGGGGCAGCTCTCCATCGCCGCCCGTGAGGGCCTGGACAACCTGACCTTCGTCGTCAACTGCAACCTGCAGCGCCTCGACGGGCCGGTGCGCGGCAACGGCAAGATCATCCAGGAGCTGGAGTCGCAGTTCCGCGGCGCCGGCTGGAACGTCATCAAGCTGGTCTGGGACCGGAGTTGGGACCCGCTGCTCGCCCAGGACCGCGACGGCGTCCTCGTCAACCGGATGAACACCACGCCGGACGGCCAGTTCCAGACGTACGCCACCGAGAGCGGTGCGTACATCCGTGAGCACTTCTTCGGTGACGACCAGCGGCTGCGCAAGATGGTCGAGGGGATGACCGACGAGCAGATCCTGCACCTGGGGCGCGGCGGCCACGACCACAAGAAGGTCTTCGCGGCGTACACGGCGGCCAAGGAGCACAAGGGCCAGCCGACGGTGATCCTCGCCCAGACCATCAAGGGCTGGACGCTGGGGCCGAACTTCGAGGGCCGCAACGCGACCCACCAGATGAAGAAGCTGACGGCGGACGACCTCAAGCGCTTCCGGGACCGGCTGCACCTGCCCATCGCGGACAAGGAGCTGGAGGACGGCAACCCGCCGTACTACCACCCCGGCCGGGGCTCCGAAGAGATCCAGTACATGCACGACCACCGCAAGTCCTGCGGCGGGTACGTGCCGACCCGGGTGGTGCGCGCCAAGCCGCTGCCGCTGCCCGCCGACAAGACGTACGCGACCGCGAAGAAGGGTTCGGGGCAGCAGTCGATCGCCACCACCATGGCGTTCGTCCGGGTCCTGAAGGACCTCATGCGGGACAAGGAGATCGGCAAGCGTTTCGTGCTGATCGCCCCCGACGAGTACCGCACGTTCGGGATGGACGCGTTCTTCCCGAGCGCGAAGATCTACAACCCGCTCGGCCAGCAGTACGAGTCCGTGGACCGCGAACTGCTGCTCGCGTACAAGGAGTCGCCGACCGGCCAGATGCTGCACGACGGCATCTCCGAGGCGGGCTGCACCGCGTCCCTGATCGCTGCGGGATCGGCGTACGCCACCCACGGCGAGCCGCTGATCCCGGTGTACGTCTTCTACTCGATGTTCGGATTCCAGCGCACCGGCGACCAGTTCTGGCAGATGGCCGACCAGCTCGCGCGCGGTTTCGTGCTGGGTGCGACCGCCGGGCGTACGACCCTGACCGGCGAAGGTCTCCAGCACGCCGACGGACACTCGCAGTTGCTGGCTTCGACCAACCCGGCCTGTGTGGCCTACGACCCGGCGTACGGCTTCGAGATCGCGCACATCGTCCAGGACGGTCTGCGCCGGATGTACGGCGAGACGGCGGACGGCAGGCCCGGCGAGGACGTCTTCTACTACCTCACCGTCTACAACGAGCCGATCCAGCACCCGGCGGAGCCCGCCGATGTCGATGTCGAGGGCATCCTCAAGGGCATCCACCGCTTCAAGCAGGGTGAGAAGGGCCAGATCCCGGCGCAGATCATGGCGTCCGGGGTGGCGGTCCCGTGGGCGGTCGAGGCCCAGCGGATCCTCGCGGACGAGTGGAACGTGAAGGCCGACGTCTGGTCCGCGACCTCCTGGAACGAGCTGCGCCGCGAGGCCGTGGACGTGGAGCGGCACAATCTGCTCCACCCCGAGGAGGAGCAGCTCGTCCCGTACGTCACACGGAAACTCTCCAGCGCGGAGGGCCCGTTCGTGGCCGTGTCGGACTGGATGCGCTCGGTGCCGGACCAGATCGCGCGCTGGGTTCCCGGTGCGTACCAGTCGCTGGGCGCCGACGGATTCGGCTTCGCCGACACGCGGGGCGCGGCACGGCGCTTCTTCCACATCGACGCACAGTCGATCGTCGTCGCGGTCCTCACCGAACTGGCCAAGCAGGGCCGGATCGACCGCTCGGCGCTGAAGCAGGCCATCGACCGCTACCAGCTCCTGGACGTGACGTCCGCGGACCCGGGTGCGGCGGGCGGCGACGCGTAACGGGCCGGACCGTACGCGAGGGGGCGGCCGGGACCACGTGGTCCCGGCCGCCCCCTCCTTCTGCCTTCGGTCTCCGTCCGCCGTCAGTTCTCCCAGATCTTGAACGCCCTTACCTGGTACGGGGATCGGGGCAGCCACGTGCCGCCGCCCGGGTACGTCTCGAACTCACCCGTGTCCCCGCACTCCTGCGACTGGTACGTCGTGACGGGGCGTCCGGTGCGGTTGGCGAGGGATCCGACGGCCGTTCCCTTCGGGAGCGCCGTGCAGCTCTCGATGTCGAGGCCGGAGAGTTCGTAGGTCCGGCGGCTGCCCTTGAATTCGCCCTTCTCCCAGAGGCAGAGCTGGCCGGTCGCGCAGTCCCCCATCCGGGGCTGCGCGGCGGCCGGTGAGGTCTGCGGCGCGAGGACGGCGGCCGTCAGGATTCCGGCGGTGACGGTCGTACGGAGCAGGGCCCGGCGGGTGGCTTTCGTGGGCGTCGCGGCGTTCGTGGGCCGGGTGTTGCTCGTGGGCCGGGTGTTGTTCGTGTTCATGGTGCGTCCCCCGTGTCGTGCGGATCAGTTGACCGCAGCCTGGTCCGTGGCCCGGTACCGCCGGAAGGGGCCAGGGCGTACACCACCCTGATAGGCGACAGCCCCGCCGGAACGATCCGGCGGGGCTGTCGTGGCGCGAGGTTGACGTCAGATGTGGGCCGCGCCCGCGCCCGCTTCGGCGTTCTCGCCACGCTTGGTGAGCAGCGCGACGAAGATCGCCGCGGCGGCCACCACCGCGGCCACCAGGCAGGCCAGGCCCATGCCGGACATGAACGTGTCGTGCGCGACGGTGGTGATCTTCGCGGCGAGGTCCGCCGGTGCCTTGGGCGGCACCGGAGCCATGCCGACCTGGACCGCCTGCGAAGCCTGGTCCAGCTGGCCCGGACCGAACGGCGGAAGCTTGGCCGCCGCCCACTTCTCCGGCAGGGCGCTGTCGACCTTCGAGGCCATGACGGCGCCGAGCACCGCGGTGCCGAGGCTGCCGCCGATCTGCATACCGGCCTGCTGGAGGCCGCCCGCCACACCGGAGAGCTCCATCGGGGCGTTGCCGACGATGACTTCGGTCGCACCGACCATGACCGGTGCGAGACCGAGGCCCAGCAGCGCGAACCAGATCGACATGGTGAGGCCGGCGGTGTCGGTCTCCAGCGTGGACATGCCGTACATGGCGACGGCCGTCAACAGCATGCCGCCCGCGAGCGGGATGCGCGGGCCGAGCTTGGTGATCACCGCGCCCGCCAGCGGAGAGCCGACGATCATCATGCCGGTGAGCGGCAGGAGATGGAGTCCCGCGTCGACCGGACTCATGCCGTGCACGTTCTGCAGGTAGAACGTGACGAAGAACAGACCGCCCATGAAGGCGATGGCCATGAGCACCATCAGCACCACACCGGCGGACAGCGGCACGGAGCGGAACAGCGCCATCGGGATGAGCGGTTCCTTGACCTTCGTCTCCCAGAAACCGAAGAGGACGAAGCAGACCACCGAGACGACCAGGAACGTCCAGACCTTCGTGTCGCCCCAGCCCCAGGACGGGGCCTTGATGAGCGCCCAGACGAGACAGAACATGGCGGCCGAGAGCAGCAGGATGCCGAGGATGTCGAAGGACTTCGGCGCGTTCTCCGCGCGGTGGTCCTTGAGGATCAGCACACCCAGGACGAGCGCGGCCACACCGACCGGCACGTTGATGAAGAAGACGGACTGCCAGCTGACGTGCTGGACGAGCAGGCCGCCGACGATCGGGCCGCCCGCGGTGGAGGCGCCGATGACCATGCCCCAGATACCGATGGCCATGTTGAGCTTCTCGGCGGGGAAGGTGGCGCGCAGCAGCCCGAGGGCGGCCGGCATCAGGAGCGCGCCGAACAGGCCCTGGAGGACCCGGAAGGTGACGACCAGGCCCACGCTGTGGGAGAAGCCGATGGCACCCGACGCCGCGGCGAAGCCGACCACGCCGATGAGGAAGGTCTGCCGGTGGCCGAAGCGGTCACCGAGCTTGCCCGCGGTGATCAGGGATACGGCCAGCGCGAGGAAGTAGCCGTTGGAGATCCACTGGACCTGGGAGAAGGTGGCCCCGAGGTCCTTCTGGATGGCGGGGTTGGCGATCGCGACGATGGTTCCGTCGAGCGCGACCATCATCACGCCGATGGCAACGGAGAAGAGCGTCAGCCAAGGGTGGCCGCGGAGCCCCTTGGCCGGCGGTGCCGCAATATCCTGCGGCACCTTGTCGACAGTGGTCTGACTAGTCATACAAGTCAGAATAATGTCAGTCGCTGACAGTTGACCAACCATTTCGCCCGTCGGTAACTGTCAGGTAGCTCACAGGTAATCTATTCCCGCAAAACGGCGGAAAACGGAAAGAGGACCAGCAAGTGACGGTGGAGCAGACAGCACCCTCGACGCCCGACGCGCCGGGGGGACTGCGGGAGCGCAAGAAGCAGCGCACCCGCGAGGCCCTGCTGCGCGTCGCGCTGGAACTCTTCACGACGAAGGGGTACGAGCGGACCACCGTCGACGAGATCACCGAGGCCGTCCAGGTCTCCCAGCGCACCTTCTTCCGGTACTTCGCCAACAAGGAGGAGGTCGCCTTCGCGGTCCAGGACCTGGTGGAGTCCCAGTACTTCACGGCCCTGCACGCCCGCCCGCCGGAGGAGAGCCCGTTCGAGGCGATGCGCAACGCCGTGCTCGCGTCCTGGGACGACATCGGCCTGACGATCGAGGACGTCGTCCCCCTCGATCTGTATCTGCGCACCTTCCAGGTCATCGAGTCGTCGCCCGCACTGCTCGCCATCCATCTGCGCCGCTCCGCCGAGCTGGAGGACAAGATCGTCCACCTGATCGCGGCCCGCGAAGGACTCGACCTGGACACCGATCCGCGACCGCGGGTGGCCGTCGCCGCGTTCGACGGGGTGATGCGGGCGAGCGGCCGGGTGTGGGGCCAGGGGCAGGACGTCAGCATCGCCGCCATGCGGGAACTGACCGTGACCTACCTCGACCACTTCGGCCCGGCGCTCGCAGGGAACTGGCGTGCGACGGGCGCACACGGACTGTAGTCATCCGACTACATTCATGTTCTGAAACGTGAGGTACGTCACTGACTTCGCAAGCGCCGCTCCGCGTCTCCTAGGGTGGCGGGCAGTGACTTCCTTCGACTCCTCCCCCACTCTGACCGTCTGGCGCACGCTGCTCGCGCTCGCGGTGGTGTTCGTGATGCTGGCAACCACCGGCTGGACCGCCGTGCACCACCAGAGAACCGCCGGACCCCGCCAGGCCGCACTCACCGCCTGGGGCAAAGGCTCTCTGGCGGGGCACCCGCTGCCGCCGACGAGTGCGTCGCCGTACCGGCTGGCGCGCTTCTTCGCCGGGCTCACGGCTGCCGAGCGCAGCCGGCTCGCCGACCGCTATCCGTTGGTCGTCGGCAATCTGAACGGCGCCCCGGTGACCTTGCGTTACCAGGCCAACCAGGACGCGCTCCGCCAGGCACGCACCTCGGAGCGGCAGCGGCTGACCGATCCGTCGCTCAGCGAACTGGGCCATCAGGACGCCCGGCGCACGTACGACCGCTACACCGCACTGCTGCAGCCCGGCCGGCAGATCCTGGCGTTCGATCCGACCGGGACCGGCCGGGTGGCCGAGGTCATCGGCGATCTGCCGCGCGCCCGGCACATCTCGATCGTGGTGCCGGGCGTCGACACCAATCTGCTGACCTTCCAGAAGTCCAAGAACCCGTACACCGCTCCGGTGGGCATGGCGACCTCGCTGTACGCGGCCGAGCACAGCGCGGCCCCGGGTTCCCGGACCGCGGTCATCGCCTGGGCCGACTACACCACGCCCGTCGGGCTCGGCGTGGACGCGGCCATCGGACGGCTCGCGGCGGAGGGGTCCCTGCGGCTCCACGCACTCGTCGACGCGCTGCCCGGTGACGCGCCCGTCGCGCTGTTCTGCCACAGCTACGGTTCGGTGCTGTGCGGGGTCGCCGCCCATGACCTGCCCCCGCGCGTCACCGACATCGCCGTGGCGGGCAGCCCGGGGATGCGGGTCGAGAACGCGGGTCAGCTGGACACGGACGCCCGGGTGTGGGCGATGCGGGACAGCGACGACTGGATCCAGGACGTGCCGCACCTGGACGTCGGCGGCCTCGGCCACGGCGCCGACCCGGTCGCTCCCCAGTTCGGCGCCCGGATCGTCTCGGCCGGACAGGCGCACGGCCACACCGGCTATTTCGAGCCAGGTACCGAGAGCCTCCGCAACTTCGCCGCGGTGGGCACCGGCGAGTTCGACGCGGTCAG from Streptomyces sp. NBC_01267 harbors:
- a CDS encoding TetR/AcrR family transcriptional regulator, yielding MTVEQTAPSTPDAPGGLRERKKQRTREALLRVALELFTTKGYERTTVDEITEAVQVSQRTFFRYFANKEEVAFAVQDLVESQYFTALHARPPEESPFEAMRNAVLASWDDIGLTIEDVVPLDLYLRTFQVIESSPALLAIHLRRSAELEDKIVHLIAAREGLDLDTDPRPRVAVAAFDGVMRASGRVWGQGQDVSIAAMRELTVTYLDHFGPALAGNWRATGAHGL
- a CDS encoding TerD family protein, giving the protein MGVSLSKGGNVSLTKAAPNLTAVVVGLGWDARTTTGGDFDLDASALLTNEAGKVANDSNFVFFNNLKSPDGSVEHTGDNLTGEGEGDDEVIKVNLAGVPADVAKIVFPVSIYEAESRQQSFGQVRNAYIRVVNQADNSELARYDLSEDASTETAMVFGELYRNGAEWKFRAIGQGYASGLRGIAQDFGVNV
- a CDS encoding peptidase inhibitor family I36 protein; amino-acid sequence: MNTNNTRPTSNTRPTNAATPTKATRRALLRTTVTAGILTAAVLAPQTSPAAAQPRMGDCATGQLCLWEKGEFKGSRRTYELSGLDIESCTALPKGTAVGSLANRTGRPVTTYQSQECGDTGEFETYPGGGTWLPRSPYQVRAFKIWEN
- a CDS encoding TerD family protein, with protein sequence MGVTLAKGGNVSLSKAAPNLTQVLVGLGWDARSTTGADFDLDASALLCQSGRVLGDEWFIFYNQLTSPDGSVEHTGDNLTGEGEGDDESIIVDLAKVPAHCDKIVFPVSIHDADNRGQTFGQVANAFIRVVNQADGQELARYDLSEDASTETAMIFGELYRYGGEWKFRAVGQGYASGLRGIALDFGVNVS
- a CDS encoding MFS transporter; the encoded protein is MTSQTTVDKVPQDIAAPPAKGLRGHPWLTLFSVAIGVMMVALDGTIVAIANPAIQKDLGATFSQVQWISNGYFLALAVSLITAGKLGDRFGHRQTFLIGVVGFAAASGAIGFSHSVGLVVTFRVLQGLFGALLMPAALGLLRATFPAEKLNMAIGIWGMVIGASTAGGPIVGGLLVQHVSWQSVFFINVPVGVAALVLGVLILKDHRAENAPKSFDILGILLLSAAMFCLVWALIKAPSWGWGDTKVWTFLVVSVVCFVLFGFWETKVKEPLIPMALFRSVPLSAGVVLMVLMAIAFMGGLFFVTFYLQNVHGMSPVDAGLHLLPLTGMMIVGSPLAGAVITKLGPRIPLAGGMLLTAVAMYGMSTLETDTAGLTMSIWFALLGLGLAPVMVGATEVIVGNAPMELSGVAGGLQQAGMQIGGSLGTAVLGAVMASKVDSALPEKWAAAKLPPFGPGQLDQASQAVQVGMAPVPPKAPADLAAKITTVAHDTFMSGMGLACLVAAVVAAAAIFVALLTKRGENAEAGAGAAHI
- a CDS encoding DUF3052 domain-containing protein; its protein translation is MSATADHAEERTNQAARLGFEPGQVVQEIGYDDDVEQELREGIESVTGLDLVDEDYDDVADAVVLWFRDEDGDLTDALVDAIGLVDDGGAVWLLTPKTGRDGYVEPSDINEASQTAGLAQTKSINAGKDWTGSRLVTPKVARSGKR
- a CDS encoding peroxiredoxin; this translates as MAIEVGTKAPDFELKDNHGRTVRLSDFRGEKSVVLLFYPFAFTGVCTGELCALRDELPKFVNDDVQLLAVSNDSIHTLRVFAEQEGLEYPLLSDFWPHGAASRAYGVFDEDKGCAVRGTFIIDKEGVVRWTVVNGLPDARDLNEYTKALDTL
- the aceE gene encoding pyruvate dehydrogenase (acetyl-transferring), homodimeric type, which translates into the protein MASGSDRNPIIIGGLPSQVPDFDPEETQEWLDSLDAAVDERGRERARYLMLRLIERAREKRVAVPEMRSTDYVNTIATKDEPFFPGNEEIERKILNATRWNAAVMVSRAQRPGIGVGGHIATFASSASLYDVGFNHFFRGKDDGLGGDQVFFQGHASPGIYARAYLLDRLSEQQLDGFRQEKSKAPNGLSSYPHPRLMPDFWEFPTVSMGLGPLGAIYQARMNRYMEARGIADTSKSHVWAYLGDGEMDEPESLGQLSIAAREGLDNLTFVVNCNLQRLDGPVRGNGKIIQELESQFRGAGWNVIKLVWDRSWDPLLAQDRDGVLVNRMNTTPDGQFQTYATESGAYIREHFFGDDQRLRKMVEGMTDEQILHLGRGGHDHKKVFAAYTAAKEHKGQPTVILAQTIKGWTLGPNFEGRNATHQMKKLTADDLKRFRDRLHLPIADKELEDGNPPYYHPGRGSEEIQYMHDHRKSCGGYVPTRVVRAKPLPLPADKTYATAKKGSGQQSIATTMAFVRVLKDLMRDKEIGKRFVLIAPDEYRTFGMDAFFPSAKIYNPLGQQYESVDRELLLAYKESPTGQMLHDGISEAGCTASLIAAGSAYATHGEPLIPVYVFYSMFGFQRTGDQFWQMADQLARGFVLGATAGRTTLTGEGLQHADGHSQLLASTNPACVAYDPAYGFEIAHIVQDGLRRMYGETADGRPGEDVFYYLTVYNEPIQHPAEPADVDVEGILKGIHRFKQGEKGQIPAQIMASGVAVPWAVEAQRILADEWNVKADVWSATSWNELRREAVDVERHNLLHPEEEQLVPYVTRKLSSAEGPFVAVSDWMRSVPDQIARWVPGAYQSLGADGFGFADTRGAARRFFHIDAQSIVVAVLTELAKQGRIDRSALKQAIDRYQLLDVTSADPGAAGGDA
- a CDS encoding alpha/beta hydrolase, which codes for MTSFDSSPTLTVWRTLLALAVVFVMLATTGWTAVHHQRTAGPRQAALTAWGKGSLAGHPLPPTSASPYRLARFFAGLTAAERSRLADRYPLVVGNLNGAPVTLRYQANQDALRQARTSERQRLTDPSLSELGHQDARRTYDRYTALLQPGRQILAFDPTGTGRVAEVIGDLPRARHISIVVPGVDTNLLTFQKSKNPYTAPVGMATSLYAAEHSAAPGSRTAVIAWADYTTPVGLGVDAAIGRLAAEGSLRLHALVDALPGDAPVALFCHSYGSVLCGVAAHDLPPRVTDIAVAGSPGMRVENAGQLDTDARVWAMRDSDDWIQDVPHLDVGGLGHGADPVAPQFGARIVSAGQAHGHTGYFEPGTESLRNFAAVGTGEFDAVSCANGSDTCHS